In one window of uncultured Acetobacteroides sp. DNA:
- a CDS encoding DNA adenine methylase — protein sequence MKTPISYYGGKQQLLPNILPLIPEHTIYTESFFGGGAVFWAKEPSRCEVVNDANMNIVNFYDVLKHDYFSLRKRIEATLHSRETYKKAMIIYSTPELFADDPVIRAWAFFVVTNQGFSCKIGTWGYDRDKRARTVQNKIDSFNEDLSERMKYVQIECNEAHKVILSRDTESTFHYVDPPYVGSNQGHYGGYEEEHFRRDLDVLIKVKGKFLLSSYPSEILDEYIAKNGWYSISVDKALSAGNGNTLEKRKRKVEVLTANYDITKEGV from the coding sequence ATGAAAACACCGATTAGTTATTACGGAGGTAAACAGCAGCTGTTGCCAAATATCTTACCGCTAATACCGGAACACACCATTTACACTGAAAGTTTTTTCGGAGGAGGAGCTGTATTCTGGGCTAAAGAGCCAAGCCGTTGCGAGGTCGTTAACGATGCGAATATGAATATTGTCAATTTTTACGATGTTTTAAAGCACGATTACTTCTCCCTCCGTAAACGGATAGAAGCAACTCTTCATAGCCGCGAAACCTACAAGAAGGCCATGATTATTTATTCAACGCCAGAGCTCTTTGCCGACGATCCTGTTATCCGCGCCTGGGCGTTTTTTGTAGTGACCAACCAAGGCTTTTCGTGCAAGATAGGCACGTGGGGTTACGACAGAGATAAGCGGGCTAGAACCGTGCAAAATAAGATAGACTCCTTCAACGAAGATTTATCGGAGCGCATGAAGTATGTTCAAATAGAATGTAATGAAGCGCATAAGGTCATATTGAGCAGAGATACCGAAAGCACCTTTCACTACGTCGATCCTCCCTATGTGGGTTCCAACCAAGGTCATTACGGAGGATACGAAGAGGAACATTTTAGGCGCGATTTAGACGTTTTAATCAAGGTTAAGGGTAAATTCCTGCTTAGCTCATATCCGAGTGAAATTTTAGACGAGTATATAGCCAAAAACGGATGGTATTCGATTAGTGTGGATAAGGCGTTGAGCGCAGGGAATGGAAATACGCTTGAAAAGAGGAAAAGGAAGGTGGAGGTTTTAACGGCGAACTATGATATAACAAAAGAGGGTGTTTAG
- a CDS encoding tail fiber protein, whose translation MDKILGNYLNQANRDFPLDAETLDYIQGNAAMLAMLGNIGGDKIILAGCDLTNGGANRSEGYVFVKTQAFPQGEILRFDGGAVSAGLYVKTESISVDAQGNSYPTAYTRRSLAAGTGNEKFAWADFKSIKTNVELEAKAKVLEEAIALLAPPPLGIAQIWAGYCTPEAIPAGYALCDGSTLSATDYPGLYAKIGRLHTPSAVGQGFFNLPDLKSRFVVGFDPNDEDYDAIAKKGGLKSVTLTVAQLAKHFHLFLGNRLKGDSVGVYTDSDESAAGIRVSGDSNSSEARNYKSKEAGGGESHENRPPYYVMAYIMRLG comes from the coding sequence ATGGATAAAATTTTAGGTAACTATTTGAATCAAGCAAACCGCGATTTTCCACTCGATGCGGAGACGCTGGACTACATACAGGGCAACGCAGCCATGCTCGCCATGCTGGGAAATATCGGTGGGGATAAGATAATCCTTGCAGGATGCGACCTAACCAATGGTGGTGCAAATCGCTCGGAGGGTTACGTATTTGTCAAGACTCAGGCTTTTCCGCAAGGTGAGATTCTTCGCTTTGACGGTGGAGCGGTAAGCGCCGGGCTTTACGTAAAAACCGAGTCGATATCAGTAGACGCCCAGGGCAACTCCTACCCAACTGCCTACACCCGCCGTTCGCTGGCTGCAGGAACCGGGAACGAGAAGTTTGCTTGGGCAGACTTTAAATCGATCAAGACTAACGTTGAGTTGGAGGCTAAGGCAAAGGTGCTCGAGGAAGCCATTGCGCTGCTGGCACCTCCACCGCTTGGCATCGCGCAGATTTGGGCGGGATACTGTACTCCTGAAGCAATTCCTGCAGGTTACGCCTTGTGCGACGGCTCTACGCTTTCGGCTACTGATTATCCAGGGCTATACGCAAAGATTGGTAGGCTGCACACGCCATCAGCAGTAGGACAAGGTTTTTTTAATCTTCCAGACTTAAAAAGCAGATTTGTTGTTGGCTTTGATCCTAATGATGAAGACTATGATGCCATTGCAAAAAAAGGAGGCTTAAAATCGGTGACTTTAACGGTTGCCCAACTTGCTAAACATTTCCATTTGTTTCTTGGCAATAGGTTAAAAGGCGACTCAGTAGGAGTATACACAGATTCCGATGAAAGTGCAGCAGGCATACGAGTTTCTGGAGATTCAAACTCTTCTGAGGCTAGAAATTATAAATCAAAAGAGGCTGGTGGTGGCGAGTCGCACGAGAACCGCCCTCCATACTACGTGATGGCCTATATAATGCGTTTGGGATAA
- a CDS encoding glycoside hydrolase family 19 protein, whose amino-acid sequence MITINQLKGVCPLTRTGVLQPFVDPLNRWMEQYGINTPQRKRHFIAQVAHESGCFNYVREIASGSAYDTGRLAVKLGNTPEADGDGQKYKGRGLIQVTGKANYERCSKALFGNLSLLSNPALLEQPDNAVKSACWFWTTNGLNAFADADDIVTISKRINGGTNGLDDRKRLYELAKKFIV is encoded by the coding sequence ATGATAACCATTAACCAGCTAAAGGGGGTTTGTCCCTTAACAAGAACAGGTGTACTACAGCCATTCGTAGATCCATTAAACAGGTGGATGGAGCAGTATGGAATAAATACCCCACAAAGGAAAAGACATTTCATCGCACAGGTGGCCCACGAATCGGGGTGCTTCAACTATGTCAGAGAAATAGCCAGCGGTAGCGCCTACGACACCGGAAGATTGGCTGTTAAGCTTGGTAACACTCCAGAGGCTGATGGCGACGGGCAGAAATACAAGGGCCGAGGTCTAATTCAGGTCACAGGCAAAGCAAACTATGAACGATGCAGCAAAGCCCTTTTCGGCAACCTTTCCTTGCTTAGTAACCCCGCGTTGCTAGAACAACCGGACAATGCTGTGAAATCTGCATGCTGGTTTTGGACTACCAATGGGCTAAATGCTTTTGCTGATGCTGATGATATCGTCACGATTTCGAAGCGCATTAATGGTGGAACGAATGGGTTGGATGATAGGAAGAGACTTTACGAACTGGCTAAAAAATTCATTGTATGA